The Pyrus communis chromosome 2, drPyrComm1.1, whole genome shotgun sequence genome includes a window with the following:
- the LOC137724804 gene encoding LOW QUALITY PROTEIN: uncharacterized protein (The sequence of the model RefSeq protein was modified relative to this genomic sequence to represent the inferred CDS: substituted 2 bases at 2 genomic stop codons) codes for MRTLDFSIGYATFIASLLLCFVIFRVNSISSFPTPFANAIASSLIRSVCKQTQDQFGYNYKRCIKSLWKDFPTRLASNLKDLNTTILKLALTNAQQSKAFFVNTLNTTGNNIVKGSGTVKRCADSYDFAVDGFTFSMWGIKDNDKSVSXILTXVQDEIVCCEKALTSTVIELLDLVSSTNFLTMLYRDVAFLNTSQPGI; via the exons gctttgtaatttttagggtcaacagtatCTCATCGTTTCCAACACCATTTGCAAATGCAATAGCATCTTCTTTAATTAGAAGTGTTTGCAAGCAAACCCAAGACCAATTCGGCTACAACTACAAGCGATGCATAAAATCTCTTTGGAAAGATTTCCCAACACGATTAGCATCTAATCTCAAGGATCTTAACACAACCATTCTTAAATTAGCACTAACAAATGCACAACAAAGCAAAGCTTTCTTTGTCAATACACTCAACACCACCGGCAACAATATTGTTAAGGGCTCTGGAACAGTAAAACGATGTGCAGATTCATATGATTTTGCGGTAGACGGCTTCACTTTCTCAATGTGGGGGATCAAAGATAATGACAAATCAGTCTCCTAAATACTCACAtaagtacaagatgaaattgTTTGTTGCGAAAAAGCATTGACCTCTACCGTAATTGAACTTCTTGATTTAGTGTCTTCGACAAACTTCTTGACTATGTTATATAGGGATGTTGCATTCCTCAATACTTCCCAGCCAGG AATTTAA